In one window of Parcubacteria group bacterium DNA:
- the dnaK gene encoding molecular chaperone DnaK produces MGKILGIDLGTTNSAMAIIEGGKPEIIENKEGNRTTPSMVAVNRNNERLVGLLAKRQAVTNPNNTLFSIKRFIGRHFDDAEVQADIKLSSYTVVKADNGSIKVKMGDKDYTPQEVSAMILGKLKADAESKLGEKIEEAVITVPAYFDDAQRKATKEAGEIAGLKVRRVINEPTAAALAYGFNKKNDEQIAVYDLGGGTFDVSILEVSNDTIEVKATNGDTHLGGDDFDQILIKWILDEFKKAEGIDLGNDNLALQRVKEAAEKAKIELSSSEQTEINQPFITTSDQGPKHLVMTLTRAKLEELVHDLVQKTLIPTEQALKDAGFSKGDIDEVILVGGMTRMPIIQQTVEKFFGKKPNMTVNPDEVVAMGAAIQGGVFQGDVKDVLLLDVTPLTLGIETMGGVRTPLIDKNTTIPASKSQVFSTAMDNQPSVEIHVLQGEREMAGDNKTLGRFILDGIPPSPRGIPQIEVSFDIDANGILSVKAVDKASGKEQSIKIEGSSGLSKEEIERMKKDAEAHAEEDKKKKELVEIRNMADTLVFTTEKAMKDAGDKLTEEEKKPVQEKVDALKEVLKDTNADGEKIKKATEDLSTEAQKIGEKLYKAAAEAKSDKQETPKEEGGAKEAEVEDASKDEEKK; encoded by the coding sequence ATGGGAAAAATTCTCGGTATTGATCTCGGCACAACGAACTCGGCGATGGCGATCATTGAGGGGGGCAAGCCGGAGATCATCGAAAACAAGGAGGGTAATCGCACCACGCCGTCAATGGTTGCGGTAAATAGAAACAATGAGCGACTGGTGGGTCTTTTGGCAAAGCGTCAAGCAGTGACAAATCCAAATAATACGCTTTTTAGTATCAAGCGTTTCATCGGACGTCATTTTGATGATGCGGAAGTACAGGCAGATATCAAGCTCTCGTCATATACCGTGGTCAAAGCGGATAACGGCAGTATCAAAGTAAAAATGGGCGATAAGGATTACACGCCACAAGAAGTGAGTGCGATGATCCTCGGCAAATTGAAGGCGGATGCAGAAAGCAAACTGGGTGAAAAGATCGAAGAAGCGGTGATCACAGTGCCGGCATACTTTGATGATGCGCAACGCAAGGCAACTAAAGAGGCGGGGGAAATTGCAGGACTCAAGGTGCGTCGCGTGATCAATGAGCCGACTGCGGCGGCACTCGCATATGGATTTAACAAGAAAAATGATGAGCAGATCGCTGTGTATGATTTGGGCGGTGGCACATTTGACGTATCGATCCTCGAAGTGAGCAATGATACGATCGAAGTAAAGGCGACGAACGGTGATACACATCTCGGCGGTGATGATTTCGATCAAATTTTGATCAAGTGGATCTTGGATGAGTTCAAAAAAGCGGAGGGTATTGATTTGGGAAATGATAACTTGGCATTGCAACGCGTGAAAGAAGCAGCAGAAAAAGCAAAGATCGAATTGTCATCCTCAGAACAGACAGAGATCAATCAGCCATTCATCACAACAAGTGATCAGGGTCCGAAACATCTTGTTATGACGTTGACGCGTGCAAAATTGGAAGAATTGGTGCATGATCTTGTGCAGAAGACGTTGATCCCGACAGAGCAGGCGCTCAAAGATGCGGGATTTAGCAAAGGTGATATTGACGAGGTAATCCTCGTGGGTGGTATGACACGTATGCCGATCATTCAGCAGACCGTGGAGAAATTTTTTGGCAAGAAGCCAAATATGACAGTCAACCCGGATGAAGTAGTGGCAATGGGTGCGGCAATTCAAGGTGGTGTATTTCAAGGTGATGTGAAAGATGTGCTTCTTCTTGATGTGACGCCATTGACGCTTGGCATTGAAACAATGGGCGGTGTACGAACACCTCTTATCGATAAGAATACGACGATTCCTGCAAGTAAGTCACAAGTATTTTCAACAGCAATGGATAATCAGCCGAGTGTAGAGATCCATGTCTTGCAAGGAGAACGTGAAATGGCTGGGGATAATAAGACTTTGGGGCGATTTATCTTGGATGGTATTCCACCATCACCGCGTGGTATCCCCCAGATCGAGGTCTCATTTGATATTGACGCAAATGGTATTTTGAGCGTAAAAGCGGTTGACAAAGCATCCGGCAAAGAGCAGTCCATCAAGATAGAAGGATCATCAGGACTCTCTAAAGAAGAGATTGAACGCATGAAAAAAGATGCAGAAGCACATGCAGAGGAAGACAAGAAAAAGAAAGAGCTTGTTGAGATTCGCAACATGGCGGACACGCTCGTCTTTACAACGGAAAAGGCGATGAAAGATGCAGGAGACAAACTCACAGAAGAAGAGAAAAAACCGGTACAAGAAAAAGTTGACGCACTTAAAGAAGTTCTCAAAGATACAAATGCTGACGGTGAGAAGATCAAAAAGGCAACAGAAGATCTCTCGACAGAAGCGCAAAAGATCGGTGAAAAACTCTACAAAGCGGCAGCTGAAGCTAAGTCAGACAAGCAAGAAACACCAAAAGAAGAAGGTGGCGCGAAAGAAGCAGAGGTGGAGGATGCATCAAAAGATGAAGAGAAAAAGTAA
- a CDS encoding Hsp20/alpha crystallin family protein: MTREIMRFTPTADIDRFFNEGVFPFAPQNFAPAIDVYQDNDDLIVETSLPGMDPENIDISVENDVLTISGETKEKKEVKREDYYRKEIRQGSFSRSVILPAAVKGSEATAEYDNGVLSIRMPKAEEAKPKKIAVSVKNKK; encoded by the coding sequence ATGACAAGAGAAATCATGCGTTTTACGCCAACAGCAGATATCGATCGATTTTTCAATGAAGGAGTTTTTCCTTTCGCGCCACAAAATTTCGCGCCAGCAATCGACGTCTATCAAGACAATGACGATCTCATCGTTGAAACATCGCTTCCGGGAATGGATCCGGAAAACATTGATATCTCGGTGGAAAATGATGTGTTGACGATTTCCGGTGAGACCAAGGAAAAGAAGGAGGTCAAGCGCGAAGACTATTATCGCAAGGAAATTCGCCAGGGGTCATTTTCTCGATCGGTTATTTTACCTGCTGCTGTCAAAGGCTCTGAAGCGACAGCGGAATATGATAATGGTGTGCTTTCCATCCGAATGCCAAAGGCGGAGGAAGCAAAGCCAAAGAAGATCGCTGTAAGTGTAAAAAACAAGAAGTAA
- the grpE gene encoding nucleotide exchange factor GrpE, giving the protein MKDAKKNVQMYFSQRAVLYDPQQKKYLLAKENSYKIEKGAWQFAGGRVDGVEELEVAFAREVKEELGDIAYRVIGPLRGVRVSYKDHVDGVIMTYLAFYDGGEIVLSEEHSEYKWMSADEVLKDKNINQWVKDAIVKAEELGELYEAENRWKRCVADFDNYKKRQIENQKEFIAYAAEGVISDMLPVVDNFHAATDHIPETEKDNPWVTGIMYIQQQMEKVFEEKGVARMTVKIGDEFDPRIMEAVANDKEEELPADAKVIKIAQPGYEIGTKVLRPARVVLGGAKSKE; this is encoded by the coding sequence ATGAAGGATGCAAAAAAGAATGTACAAATGTATTTTTCGCAACGAGCGGTATTATATGATCCGCAACAGAAAAAATATCTTTTGGCAAAAGAAAATTCATACAAGATCGAGAAAGGCGCATGGCAGTTTGCCGGTGGACGTGTGGATGGTGTCGAAGAACTGGAAGTGGCATTTGCTCGGGAAGTCAAAGAGGAGTTGGGCGATATCGCATATCGTGTGATCGGGCCACTACGCGGTGTTCGCGTGTCATACAAGGATCATGTGGATGGTGTGATCATGACATATTTGGCTTTTTATGATGGTGGGGAGATCGTATTGAGCGAGGAGCATAGTGAATATAAATGGATGTCTGCCGATGAAGTTCTAAAAGACAAAAATATCAATCAATGGGTCAAAGACGCGATTGTAAAGGCGGAAGAGTTGGGGGAATTGTATGAAGCGGAAAACAGATGGAAGCGGTGCGTGGCGGATTTTGACAATTACAAAAAAAGGCAAATTGAAAATCAAAAAGAATTTATCGCATATGCGGCAGAAGGTGTGATCTCTGATATGTTGCCGGTAGTGGATAATTTTCATGCGGCGACAGATCACATTCCCGAAACAGAAAAAGATAACCCATGGGTAACGGGGATCATGTATATTCAACAGCAAATGGAAAAGGTTTTTGAGGAAAAAGGTGTGGCAAGAATGACTGTGAAGATCGGTGACGAATTTGATCCGCGCATCATGGAAGCCGTTGCAAATGATAAGGAGGAAGAATTGCCCGCTGATGCAAAAGTGATAAAGATCGCGCAACCGGGGTATGAGATCGGTACAAAAGTTCTGCGTCCGGCACGCGTAGTACTTGGTGGAGCAAAAAGCAAGGAATGA
- the yidD gene encoding membrane protein insertion efficiency factor YidD codes for MKKVILQLIRVYQRTLSLDHGPLSWIYGERLCRFHPTCSMYTYTAVERYGVARGSWMGIKRISRCHPWQEGGYDPVP; via the coding sequence ATGAAAAAAGTTATTTTACAATTGATTAGAGTTTATCAGAGGACACTGTCTCTTGATCACGGACCATTATCGTGGATCTATGGAGAGAGATTGTGCCGTTTTCATCCGACGTGTTCTATGTACACATATACTGCAGTTGAGCGGTATGGTGTCGCGCGTGGCTCTTGGATGGGGATCAAAAGGATCAGCCGGTGTCATCCATGGCAAGAAGGCGGATATGATCCTGTGCCATAA
- a CDS encoding magnesium transporter CorA family protein, which yields MNIVKHEDITWIDIENPSKHNIEYIRENFNVHPLAIEEFITPTYRARATKYSNCLFLTIHIPLFDTERRTTYAGEIDILLTKTHLVTGHKKDIYQLRTFFDGLQKSEGKRRTYMIHSTAHLLYEIFRILTESCFPRLDHVVRHIDEVQEGIFNGNEREMVREISIIKRDILNFRRTLMPQRSILESIISQPNGVVPTDIKMYYQDLIGTNIRLWNDLESAKETIVSLEKTNNSLLSEKINHRMRIITVFSVLWIPITMYLNFFGINVTNMPLKDNPFAVFIHLGVMLTISIITFVIFKIAKWI from the coding sequence ATGAATATCGTAAAACACGAAGACATCACCTGGATCGACATCGAAAATCCCTCCAAACACAATATCGAGTACATTCGTGAGAATTTTAATGTGCATCCCTTGGCAATCGAGGAGTTTATCACACCGACATATCGAGCTCGCGCAACCAAATACAGCAATTGTCTCTTTCTCACGATTCACATCCCTCTCTTTGACACTGAACGTCGCACGACATATGCCGGTGAAATTGATATCCTTCTCACCAAAACTCATCTCGTAACAGGTCATAAAAAAGACATCTACCAACTGCGCACATTTTTTGACGGTTTACAAAAAAGCGAAGGAAAGCGTCGCACATATATGATCCATTCGACAGCGCACCTTCTTTATGAAATTTTTCGTATTTTGACAGAATCCTGTTTTCCACGGCTCGACCATGTCGTACGTCATATTGACGAGGTGCAGGAGGGTATTTTTAATGGCAATGAACGTGAGATGGTGCGGGAAATTAGCATCATCAAACGTGACATTCTCAATTTTCGTCGCACGCTCATGCCACAACGCTCGATCCTTGAATCGATCATTTCACAGCCAAACGGCGTCGTGCCCACTGATATCAAAATGTATTACCAAGATTTGATCGGCACCAACATCCGCCTCTGGAATGATTTGGAAAGTGCCAAAGAAACGATCGTGTCGCTGGAAAAAACCAACAACTCCCTTCTTTCTGAAAAGATCAATCACCGCATGCGCATCATCACTGTTTTTTCCGTGCTGTGGATCCCTATTACGATGTATCTGAATTTTTTTGGCATCAATGTTACCAACATGCCCCTCAAAGATAATCCCTTTGCGGTCTTTATCCATTTGGGAGTTATGCTCACCATATCCATCATCACCTTTGTCATTTTCAAGATTGCAAAGTGGATCTGA
- the cysS gene encoding cysteine--tRNA ligase, translating to MLKFHNTLTKQKEEFTPINAGKVGMYTCGPTVYSYVHIGNLRAYTNADLIRRYLMYRGYEVRMIKNITDVGHLTDDDIAQGDSGEDKMEKAAKKEKKTPTEIARFYENYAKEVEKEMNILPAHFFPRATEHISQMIIIIETLITKDFAYEKNGNVFFDVTRFADYGKLSGNTLGNLNIGARLEDPHPDKRNQWDFALWLKAPDNHIMKWQSPWSLGYPGWHIECSAMSMEYLGASFDIHTGGTDNIFPHHEAEIAQSECANDVKFVNYWLHSQLLLVDGEKMSKSKGNFYRVEDIKERGFTPMDLRLTYLLSHYRSQMNFTWDVMAQAQKNRKTCENFITRLDNFAPADTTDHIALDIAKYKKQFEDAMNDDLNTPLAITTLLAIVTEGNTLMDEQTLTNASDISAFFTKAFTTVLGITLTPEDTKIPTEITQLLKKREEARTQKDFATSDSVRDEILSMGYMIKDTPDGCKIQKI from the coding sequence ATGTTAAAATTTCACAATACTCTTACAAAGCAAAAAGAAGAATTTACTCCAATCAACGCCGGCAAGGTTGGCATGTATACGTGCGGACCGACAGTTTATAGCTATGTCCACATTGGCAATCTGCGTGCATACACAAATGCCGATCTCATCCGTCGCTATCTGATGTATCGCGGTTATGAAGTGCGCATGATCAAAAACATTACTGATGTCGGACACCTCACAGACGACGATATCGCCCAAGGCGACAGTGGTGAAGATAAGATGGAAAAAGCGGCAAAAAAAGAAAAAAAGACCCCGACAGAAATTGCTCGCTTCTACGAAAATTATGCCAAAGAAGTTGAAAAGGAAATGAATATCCTCCCTGCACATTTTTTCCCGCGCGCAACTGAACACATCTCACAAATGATCATCATCATCGAAACACTTATCACAAAAGACTTTGCTTATGAAAAGAATGGCAATGTGTTTTTTGACGTCACACGCTTTGCCGACTATGGCAAACTATCCGGCAATACACTGGGAAACCTCAACATCGGTGCACGTCTCGAAGACCCTCACCCTGACAAGCGCAATCAGTGGGACTTTGCACTCTGGCTCAAAGCACCGGACAATCACATTATGAAATGGCAATCACCATGGTCACTCGGCTATCCGGGATGGCATATTGAATGCTCCGCGATGAGCATGGAATATCTCGGTGCATCATTTGATATTCACACCGGCGGAACTGATAACATCTTTCCACATCATGAAGCGGAGATCGCACAATCAGAGTGCGCCAATGACGTAAAATTCGTCAATTATTGGCTTCACTCTCAACTCCTTCTCGTTGACGGTGAAAAAATGAGCAAATCCAAAGGAAATTTTTACAGAGTTGAGGATATCAAAGAACGTGGATTTACACCGATGGATCTGCGCCTGACGTATCTTCTTTCACATTACCGTTCACAGATGAATTTTACATGGGATGTGATGGCTCAAGCACAAAAAAATCGCAAAACATGCGAGAATTTTATCACGCGTCTCGATAATTTCGCCCCGGCAGATACAACCGACCATATCGCTCTTGATATTGCAAAATACAAAAAACAATTCGAAGATGCCATGAATGATGATCTCAACACACCACTTGCCATTACCACACTCCTTGCCATCGTGACGGAAGGAAATACACTCATGGATGAACAAACGCTCACCAATGCTTCTGACATATCTGCATTTTTTACAAAGGCCTTTACCACTGTCCTAGGAATTACCCTAACACCGGAAGACACTAAAATCCCGACAGAAATCACTCAATTGCTCAAAAAGCGCGAGGAAGCACGCACACAAAAAGACTTCGCCACATCAGACAGCGTCCGTGATGAAATATTATCCATGGGCTACATGATCAAAGATACGCCCGATGGATGTAAAATTCAAAAAATATAA
- a CDS encoding acyl carrier protein yields MSNIEKQVIDIIVDQLSVKREEVVPTAHFTDDLGADSLDLVELLQAFEEKLDVEIPDDDAGKINTVQDAIDYFIKNK; encoded by the coding sequence ATGAGTAATATTGAAAAACAAGTGATCGATATCATTGTCGATCAACTGTCTGTCAAGAGGGAGGAGGTTGTGCCAACAGCACATTTCACGGATGATCTGGGCGCAGATTCATTGGATCTTGTAGAGCTGCTTCAAGCATTTGAGGAGAAGCTTGATGTTGAGATCCCTGATGATGACGCGGGGAAGATCAATACAGTCCAGGATGCGATCGATTATTTCATCAAGAATAAATAA
- a CDS encoding ferredoxin, which translates to MGTNKITVSHKRNDCIGCGACTMAAPEQWSMSQEDGKAMLAGAQWKGEEFMVGEIDEDALTANKEAADSCPVQIIKISGYND; encoded by the coding sequence ATGGGAACAAACAAGATCACAGTAAGTCATAAGCGCAATGATTGTATCGGTTGTGGCGCGTGTACAATGGCGGCACCGGAACAATGGTCTATGAGTCAGGAGGATGGCAAAGCGATGCTTGCCGGTGCGCAGTGGAAGGGTGAGGAATTCATGGTGGGGGAGATCGACGAAGATGCATTGACAGCAAACAAAGAGGCGGCAGACTCATGTCCCGTACAGATCATCAAGATCAGTGGCTATAATGACTAA
- a CDS encoding peptidase U32 family protein produces the protein MMIDPQKAEVMAPVGSFESLAAAINAGADSVYFGVTQLNMRARAADNMTIEDLEEVARIARKSGVKTYLAVNTILYDHDVTVMKKIINAAKKSGIDAIIAYDFACVNYCNAIVMPVHMSVQFSISNYETVKFFAQFTNRIVLARELNLDQIKNIHHKICEEKLMGNEGRLMEIEAFAHGALCIAQSGRCYMSLYAYNASANRGACRQNCRMQYKVTDVDTGKEMVIDNHYVMSAADICTIDFLDKVLDAGVQVLKIEGRGRSPEYVATVVRTYKKALADIAQGTYTQEKIHTYYHDLEKVFNRKLSHGNYYLGKEIGAYCDVYGSRATHTKEFVGHVVHYYKKPSVAEVCIDAGQVNVGDEVIFIGATTGALEVKIQELRRDNEIIQTAQKKDIVTFVVSDRVRINDKMYVVKKRTQYQNEK, from the coding sequence ATGATGATCGATCCACAAAAAGCGGAAGTGATGGCGCCGGTGGGGAGTTTTGAATCATTGGCGGCGGCGATCAATGCCGGGGCTGATAGTGTATATTTTGGCGTGACACAGCTCAATATGCGTGCGCGTGCGGCGGATAATATGACGATCGAGGATTTGGAGGAAGTCGCGCGTATTGCACGCAAAAGCGGTGTCAAAACATACTTGGCGGTCAATACGATCCTTTATGACCATGATGTGACCGTGATGAAAAAGATCATTAATGCGGCAAAAAAAAGCGGGATCGATGCGATCATTGCCTATGATTTTGCATGTGTGAATTATTGCAATGCAATCGTCATGCCGGTGCATATGTCTGTGCAATTCTCTATTTCCAATTATGAGACGGTGAAATTTTTTGCGCAGTTTACCAATCGCATCGTGCTTGCACGAGAGCTCAATCTTGATCAGATCAAAAATATCCATCACAAAATTTGCGAGGAAAAGTTAATGGGCAATGAGGGACGACTGATGGAAATCGAAGCATTTGCACATGGCGCATTGTGTATCGCGCAGTCTGGGCGGTGTTATATGAGTCTCTATGCGTACAATGCCAGTGCAAATCGTGGGGCTTGCCGTCAGAACTGTCGGATGCAGTATAAGGTGACGGATGTGGACACAGGGAAGGAAATGGTGATCGATAATCACTATGTGATGAGTGCAGCGGATATTTGCACGATCGATTTTTTGGATAAGGTGTTGGATGCCGGTGTGCAGGTTTTGAAAATTGAGGGGCGAGGACGATCGCCGGAATATGTGGCGACAGTTGTACGAACGTATAAAAAAGCATTGGCGGATATTGCGCAAGGCACATATACGCAAGAAAAAATTCACACATACTACCATGATCTTGAAAAAGTGTTTAACCGAAAATTGTCACATGGAAATTATTATCTCGGCAAAGAGATTGGCGCATATTGCGATGTCTATGGTTCACGCGCGACACACACAAAGGAATTCGTGGGACATGTCGTGCATTATTACAAAAAGCCATCGGTGGCGGAGGTATGTATTGACGCAGGACAGGTCAATGTGGGAGATGAGGTGATCTTTATCGGTGCGACAACCGGTGCATTGGAGGTAAAAATTCAAGAACTGCGCCGTGATAACGAGATTATTCAAACTGCACAAAAAAAGGACATCGTGACATTTGTGGTGTCGGATCGTGTGCGGATCAATGATAAGATGTACGTGGTCAAAAAACGGACACAATATCAAAATGAAAAGTGA
- a CDS encoding class I SAM-dependent methyltransferase, whose amino-acid sequence MKNIISFISIFFFMETITQKPENIYDDNITEQYYKTVGENAGSGEHKTEADKYFESLIPQNFDNQVVLDHGCGNGRYGELFCQRGAKRVLGIDLSPSMIREATKRNKEQQLQQLEFVLGDINNLSVGKNKFDLVFSRFSLIYSPNISKVMKEIGESLKEGGEVLIETNVASIKNNKDEIQKNAIPLILRLGESEVPIKNFAITIDDYLSAFKEAGLKIQIEREYPASEITIDDSYKHKRLVDFKVFVFKLVKEKEDRK is encoded by the coding sequence ATGAAAAATATCATTTCGTTCATTTCTATCTTTTTCTTTATGGAAACAATAACACAAAAACCTGAAAATATTTACGATGATAATATAACCGAGCAATATTATAAGACTGTTGGCGAAAATGCTGGATCTGGAGAGCATAAAACAGAGGCAGATAAATATTTTGAATCTTTGATTCCGCAAAATTTCGATAATCAAGTCGTGCTTGATCATGGTTGTGGCAATGGACGATATGGAGAATTGTTCTGCCAAAGAGGTGCCAAAAGAGTGTTGGGAATAGATCTGAGCCCATCCATGATACGGGAGGCAACAAAGAGAAACAAAGAACAGCAACTTCAACAATTGGAATTTGTTCTAGGTGATATAAATAATCTGTCTGTAGGAAAAAATAAGTTTGATCTCGTTTTTTCTCGTTTCAGCCTCATCTACAGTCCCAACATTTCTAAAGTTATGAAGGAAATAGGTGAAAGTTTAAAGGAGGGCGGAGAGGTGCTGATAGAGACAAATGTAGCTTCTATAAAGAATAATAAAGATGAAATTCAAAAAAACGCCATACCATTGATTTTACGACTCGGCGAGTCTGAAGTGCCAATTAAAAATTTTGCTATAACGATAGATGACTATTTAAGTGCGTTTAAGGAGGCGGGATTAAAGATTCAAATTGAAAGGGAATATCCTGCTTCAGAAATTACAATAGACGATAGCTATAAGCATAAGCGTCTAGTAGATTTTAAAGTTTTTGTTTTTAAATTAGTAAAAGAAAAAGAAGATAGAAAATAA
- the rplO gene encoding 50S ribosomal protein L15, whose protein sequence is MQIHEISIKKTKKKRIGRGGKRGTYSGRGMKGQKARSGGNVDPLFEGGRTTLVDKMKKLRGFKSPHAKKVVVSLAKIEKNYIDGDTVSVVSLIEKKIIKSTSLKNDVKILAVGTITKKVTIASGIGVSATAQAQIEKAGGTIASADKK, encoded by the coding sequence ATGCAGATTCATGAGATTTCTATCAAAAAGACCAAGAAAAAGCGCATTGGTCGCGGTGGTAAGCGTGGCACGTACAGCGGTCGTGGCATGAAAGGTCAAAAAGCGCGTAGTGGTGGTAATGTAGACCCGCTTTTTGAAGGTGGTCGCACGACACTTGTCGACAAGATGAAAAAATTGCGCGGATTCAAATCACCACATGCAAAAAAGGTGGTAGTATCTCTTGCAAAGATCGAAAAAAACTATATCGATGGAGACACAGTGTCAGTCGTATCATTGATCGAAAAAAAGATCATCAAGAGCACATCTCTAAAAAATGACGTGAAGATCCTCGCAGTCGGAACGATCACAAAAAAGGTCACAATTGCAAGCGGGATCGGTGTGTCAGCTACCGCACAGGCACAAATTGAAAAAGCCGGCGGTACTATAGCATCTGCAGACAAAAAATAG
- the rpsE gene encoding 30S ribosomal protein S5, protein MKKDRKKGDNKRRQKSEFDQQMLDLARVTRVVKGGRRFRFRATVVIGNRKGKVGVGVAKGSDVSQAIQKAAADAKKNLITIVLAGNTIAHDITCKLGSAKVILKPTKEGRGIIAGGAVRSVVELVGIRDVVAKSQGSSNKLNVARAAVGALKNLHVREVAPEEKKEVKAVEEKKTKKPVAVKKAAPKKVVKKVAK, encoded by the coding sequence ATGAAAAAAGATCGAAAAAAAGGAGATAATAAACGACGACAAAAATCTGAATTTGATCAGCAAATGTTGGATTTGGCTCGTGTAACACGCGTGGTAAAAGGCGGTCGACGTTTCCGTTTCCGTGCGACTGTTGTGATCGGTAACCGAAAAGGAAAAGTGGGCGTAGGTGTTGCAAAGGGGTCGGATGTTTCTCAGGCGATCCAAAAAGCGGCTGCGGATGCAAAAAAGAATCTGATCACGATCGTATTGGCAGGAAATACCATTGCGCATGACATCACATGTAAACTTGGCAGTGCAAAAGTGATCTTGAAGCCGACAAAAGAAGGACGCGGTATTATCGCCGGAGGAGCTGTGCGTTCAGTTGTGGAATTGGTAGGCATCCGAGATGTTGTGGCAAAATCACAAGGATCATCAAATAAACTTAACGTTGCGCGAGCAGCTGTCGGTGCATTGAAAAACTTGCATGTGCGAGAGGTTGCTCCGGAAGAGAAAAAGGAAGTAAAGGCTGTGGAGGAAAAAAAGACAAAGAAGCCTGTTGCGGTAAAAAAGGCAGCACCAAAAAAAGTTGTGAAAAAAGTGGCTAAATAA
- the rplR gene encoding 50S ribosomal protein L18, which translates to MNNTTKNKKRLHRAQRVRAHVNGTTVRPRLSVFRSLRSLSVQLIDDTKQTTVASAQLAEIKGAKNTVADAEKLGALIAKKAIEKKITEIVFDRAGYKYHGKVKAIAEGARSAGLKF; encoded by the coding sequence ATGAATAATACTACTAAAAATAAGAAAAGATTACACAGAGCACAGCGTGTGCGTGCACATGTGAATGGCACAACAGTGCGACCACGATTGAGCGTTTTTCGTTCATTACGCAGTTTGTCGGTGCAATTGATCGACGACACAAAGCAAACCACTGTTGCATCTGCGCAACTGGCTGAGATCAAGGGTGCAAAAAATACTGTCGCTGATGCGGAGAAGCTCGGTGCATTGATCGCAAAAAAAGCGATAGAAAAAAAGATCACTGAGATCGTCTTTGATCGTGCGGGATACAAATATCATGGAAAAGTCAAAGCTATAGCAGAGGGTGCACGGTCAGCTGGACTAAAGTTTTAA
- the rplF gene encoding 50S ribosomal protein L6 — translation MSRIGQKKLDIPSGVTVAISGGSVVVKGAKGELSMPIHNSVDVVIEDNSISVKKKHNAQIAQAMWGTTARLVENMITGVVQGFEKKLELNGVGYRMAVKGQNVEMALGFSHPVIVAIPDGITVVIENALMTITGIDKHAVGQFAANIRALKPVEPYKGKGFRYFGEQVRRKEGKKASA, via the coding sequence ATGAGTCGAATTGGTCAAAAAAAATTAGATATCCCCAGTGGTGTGACTGTTGCAATATCCGGCGGGAGTGTGGTTGTCAAAGGAGCAAAAGGAGAATTGTCGATGCCTATTCACAATTCTGTTGATGTTGTGATTGAAGACAATAGCATTTCTGTAAAGAAAAAACACAATGCACAGATCGCGCAGGCAATGTGGGGTACGACAGCGCGTCTTGTGGAAAACATGATCACAGGTGTTGTGCAGGGATTTGAAAAGAAACTGGAATTGAATGGCGTGGGCTATCGTATGGCGGTAAAAGGACAAAATGTTGAAATGGCTCTCGGCTTTTCGCATCCTGTTATTGTGGCGATTCCTGACGGGATTACTGTAGTGATCGAAAATGCTCTGATGACAATTACGGGAATTGACAAGCATGCAGTGGGACAGTTTGCGGCAAATATTCGCGCTTTGAAACCGGTGGAACCATACAAGGGCAAAGGATTCCGTTATTTTGGCGAGCAAGTGCGTCGCAAGGAAGGAAAGAAAGCATCGGCATAA